The genomic segment TGAGGCAGTCTCGTTGAACCACTATCTCGTCCTGTCGGGCGTGCTGTTCGCCATCGGCACCGCCGGCGTGTTCCTGCGCCGCAACCTGATCACGATCCTGCTCTCGATCGAGATCATGCTGAACGCCGTGAACCTGACGTTCGTCGCGGTCGGCCGCTATCTCGGGACCGTCGACGGACAGATCATCACCTTCTTCGTGATGACCGTCGCGGCGGCGGAAGCGGCGGTCGGCCTGGCCCTGGTGATCTCGCTCTTCCGGCACAAGGAAACCTTGAGCCCGGAGGCTTTCACTTCACT from the Vicinamibacterales bacterium genome contains:
- the nuoK gene encoding NADH-quinone oxidoreductase subunit NuoK, whose translation is MSAEAVSLNHYLVLSGVLFAIGTAGVFLRRNLITILLSIEIMLNAVNLTFVAVGRYLGTVDGQIITFFVMTVAAAEAAVGLALVISLFRHKETLSPEAFTSLKW